One Candidatus Fermentibacter sp. genomic region harbors:
- the dapA gene encoding 4-hydroxy-tetrahydrodipicolinate synthase: MRFTGAWTALVTPFRGGAVDYDSLGRLIDWQIDQGIDGLVACGCTGEAATLGHDEHLGVVRFTVERARGRVPVMGGSGRNDTSATTALSREVAALGVDALLVITPYYNKPTQRGLTAHFEAVAEAAGIPVVAYNVPGRTGVSIAPSTVAAMAANPLITCIKDAGGAAERVTAIRSLCGIGILSGDDHLALAEMALGADGVISVVSNVAPAAVAEMMKLASENRYDAARRINGRLHPLMEALFLESNPIPVKCALSMMGMIADELRLPLTPMRDDLRPALSSALRAAGVT; encoded by the coding sequence CGACTCCCTCGGCAGGCTTATCGACTGGCAGATCGACCAGGGGATAGACGGTCTGGTGGCTTGCGGATGCACCGGTGAGGCCGCCACCCTCGGACATGACGAACACCTCGGGGTCGTGAGGTTCACCGTCGAGAGGGCCCGGGGCAGGGTGCCCGTCATGGGGGGCAGCGGCAGGAACGACACCAGTGCCACGACCGCGCTCTCGCGCGAGGTGGCCGCACTGGGTGTGGATGCCCTGCTGGTCATAACGCCCTACTACAACAAACCGACCCAGAGGGGCCTGACGGCCCACTTCGAGGCGGTGGCGGAAGCCGCGGGCATCCCCGTGGTCGCCTACAACGTTCCGGGCAGGACCGGCGTCTCCATCGCGCCTTCCACCGTGGCTGCGATGGCGGCGAATCCGCTCATAACCTGCATCAAGGACGCCGGCGGAGCCGCCGAGAGGGTGACCGCGATCAGGTCGCTGTGCGGGATCGGGATCCTCAGCGGAGACGACCACCTCGCGCTGGCCGAGATGGCCCTCGGAGCCGACGGGGTGATCTCAGTGGTCTCGAACGTCGCCCCGGCGGCTGTCGCGGAGATGATGAAGCTGGCTTCGGAGAACAGGTACGACGCCGCGAGGCGGATCAACGGCAGGCTCCATCCCCTGATGGAGGCGCTCTTCCTCGAATCGAACCCCATCCCGGTCAAGTGCGCCCTGTCGATGATGGGCATGATCGCTGACGAGCTCAGGCTTCCCCTGACTCCGATGCGCGACGACCTCAGGCCCGCCCTGTCGTCCGCCCTCCGGGCCGCCGGAGTGACGTGA